The Micromonospora violae DNA segment CGGCCGGCGGCGCTACCGGCGGGGGCGCGACCGGCGGCAGCGGCGCGGCGGAACGGCTCATCCTGGCCAGCGGCGAACGCGGCGTGCACCGCAGCGCCGACGCGGTCACCTGGACGCCCAGCGCCAACCAGGCCACCGCCGACGTGGTGACAGTCCCCGACACCTGGCTGCTCTGCTCCGGCGAGCACGACATCGAGGTGGTGCGCCAGGATGCGACGCTCGGCGATTGAGCGGCTGCTGCCCGCCGCCTACCAACGGGCCTGCGTGCCGGGCAGCGTGCTCTGGGCGCTGCTCGACGTGATGGAGGGGTTGCACGCCCCGGACGAGGCGATCCTCGCCGAGGTCGACGCGCTGTTCGACCCGTACCGGGCACCGGACGGGCTGGTGGTGCGGTTGACCCGCTGGGTGGCGATGGACCACGTGGTGGCCTCGCCCCGGCCGGACGCCCCGCTGCCGCTGCCGGTGGGTCGGCTGCGGGACCTGGTGGCCAACGCCGCCCTGCTGGCCCGGTGGCGCGGCACCCCGTACGGGATCCGTCGGGCCCTGGAGCTGGCCACCGGGACGTCGGGCTTCACCATCGACGAACCCGCCGAGCAGCCCTTCCACGTCGTGGTGCGGGTGCCGGCCGCCGCCGCCGACCAGCTCCCCGTGATCACCCGCATCGTCGAGGCGGAGAAGCCCGCCTCGGCCACCGTCGAGATCGTCCTGGAAGAGGAGCCGTCATGACCACCGAGTGGGCGGTCGTCGCCGCCGCCGAGCAGTTCACCCTCGACCCGCGCAACAGCGGCGAGCTGACCTTCACCGTCTCCAATCCGGGCAACGCGCCGGACACTGTGGTGTTCGACGTGGCGCCCGGCGACGGCTCCCAGCGGGGGTGGTTCACCGTCACCGAGCCCCAACGGGTGGTGCCCGGCCAGGGTTCGGTGTCGTTCCTGGTCAAGCTCGCCGTACCGGCCGGCACCCCGCCCCGGCGCTACGACATGACCGGGTTCGCGTACTCGGCGAACACCGCGCCGGAGGAGAGCTCCCGCTCCAGCGGCCGGGTCACGTACGAGGTGCGGGCGGTCGCGCCGCCACGGCGTACCCCGTGGTTGTGGATCGCCGCCGCGGCGGCGCTGGTGCTGGTGGTGGTGACCGTGGGGGTGGTGTTGCTGACCCGCGGCGGCGAGCCGACCCCCGGAGAGCCGCGGGTGGTCACCGTCGAGGCGGAGAGCCTGGTGTCGGGTGCCGTGGTGGAGTCGCCGAGCAAGAGCGCGGCGAAGGTGGAGGAGCAACCCAACTGCTGCGGGGTGGTCTGGTCCGGCGACAAGCAGTTGTTCTTCCAGGGGCTGGCCATCGGTGACAAGGTCACCGTGACGGTGCAGATCCCGGCCGACGGCACCTGGCGTTTCGCCGCGGTCCGCACCACCTCCTTCGACTACGCCAACACCGTCTTCACGATCGACGGCAACCAGGTCGGCGGCACGTTCCTCGGCTTCAGCCCGACGGTGCGCACGACGGAGTTGCTGGACGTCGGCTCGGTCCAGCTCAGCAAGGGCCCGCACCAGGTCACCCTGCTGGTGGTCGGCAAGACGCAGGGCACGAACCGCTACTTCGCGGGCATCGACGAGATCCGGTTCACCGAGATCGTGGCGCAGGCCGTGGCGCGATGAGCGGTGGGCAGAAGGCACTGCTGGGTTTGCTCGCCGTCCTGCTGGTGGCGGTGTTCGTGGTGGCGGTCGGCGTGGGCCGTGACGACCAGGGCGATCCGGGGGCCCGACCCGGGTTCATCGACCGGTTGGGCGCGCTGGCCGGCGAACGGTCCGCTGTCGATCCGGCGACGGTCAGCGCGGACTGCGCCGACGAGACAGGCCGGCTGGAGTTCTCGGGCACCTGCCGGCTGCGGGTCGCCGACCCCGGTGCGCTGCGCACCCTGGTGCTGCGCAGCGCGACGCGGTTCACGGTCGTCGCCCCGGCGCCCGGCGACGCCGACCTCACCATCCGCGACGAAGTCGAGCCAGCGGCGGACGGCACCGGCGCGGTGGCGAAGATCGCCGTCGACCAGGCCACCGAAGTGGGCCTGGTCTGCCCCGGCCTGGGCAGCTGCACGGTCGTCGTGGCCACCACCTGAGCCGACCTGGAGTGGATCGTCGTGACCCACGACCTGGACTGGATCGTCGTGACCCACGACCTGGACTGAGAGGAAGGTGCCGCCGTGGGTGACCTGCGCAAGCCGTTCCTGCTGATGGCCATGCTCGCCATCGTCCTGGCGATCGGGGTGGAGCTGGGTGCCGGATTGCTGCTCGGCGGTGCCGACGCCGGTGCGGCCCTCGCGGACAGCGCCGGCGCGCTCGACGTGGAGATCGACGACGTCTCCGGGGTGAGCGAGCCGTCCGGCCGGGGCACCGGCTACCTGGCGTTGATCGACGCCGTGGCGGTCTGGAGCACCGGGCTGTTCTGCCTGGGTCTGTTGCTGCCCGAGCGCGTCCAGGGTCGGATGCAGGGCGTCGCCAGCCTGATCTTCTCGATCATCCTGATCATCGTCGGGCTGATCGCGCTGGTCGTCGCGTTCGTCGAGCTGATGATCATGGTGTCGCTCTTCCTGGCCGTGCCGTTCGGCACCCTGGCGTACCTGGCGCTGTGGGGGTTCTTCCCGGTCGGTGAGGCGGCGGTGCTGCTCGGCCTGGTGCTGCTGCTCAAGCTGGTGTGGGCCGGGATGCTGGTGCTGGCCCAGCCGCGGTTCCTGCAGAACAAGGGCCTCGTCCTGCTGATCCTCACCACTCTGCTGTGCACGGTCGTGCTGGAGTTCCTGCACAACCTGGTGCCGGTGATCCTGGTCAGCATCGTCGACGACGTGGCGGCGCTGGTCTTCGCGATCATCGCGATCATCTGGGGCCTGGTACTGCTCATCGGCTCGATCCCGGCGATCGTCAAGGCCATCCGGGTCACCGCCGCCCTGCCAGCCCGAGCCGCGTCCCGTTGAGGCGGGCCAGGGCGGCGGCACCGTCGCGGTCGAGGGTTCCGTCGGCCACCCACACCCGGTACTGGCCGTGCCGGCTCCCGCCGGCCGGCACCACCGCCGGCCGGTCGAACGCGAACGCCACACAGACCCCCGGATACATCCCGGTCCGCACGAACCACCGGTCGCCGCGGCCGAGACCCGCGAACACCAGGGTGTACGCCCCGCCGCCCGACCGCACGCCGGTCAACGCGAGCCACGGTGCCGCGGTGCCGTTCACCGCCCCCTCCCCGGCGGCGTCGGCGGTGAACACGGCCGCTTCGCCGTCGGCGGCCGCCCGCCAGAAGAAACCGCCGTAACCAGCGCCACCAGGGCGACCGTTGGTGGCCGGGCTGCCCAGGCGCACCTCCCGGTCGTCCGGGGCGACCAGGACGGACTCCACCTCGAGCCGCCAGGCGTCCGGCGCGACCACCGACGCGGTGAGCCACCTGCGCTCGGTCAGCAGCACACCGCCGGCCCGGTCGCGCCACTGGAGATCGTGCGCGTACCGGCCCGGGGACCGCTCGACCTCGCCGGTGTGCACGATGACGCCGTGGTCGTCACGCCAGGTGTAGCCGACGTCGCGCACGTAGGTACGCCCACCCCAGAGGTTGCTGCCGTTGACGTCCTGCACCGCGAGGGATGCGCCGAGGTGCCACACGTGGTCGGCGGGGAGCGCGTCGGTGACCACCGTGCCGCCGAGGGTGCGGACCGGGTGCAGGTACGGTCGGGGCCCGTGCCGCACGTCCAGCCCCGGGTCGAGCAGGTACTCGGCCACCTCGGTGGCCCCGGCCGCCAGCCGTACCGACTCCCCCACCCCGGCCGTCAGCCGTACCGGCTCCCCCGCCCCGGTCACGGCAGCTCCCGGCGGCCGATGCCGGCGGCCGAGACCGACCGGCGGACGGTGGGCCCGGCTGCCCGCTGCGGGTTGGCGGTGGAGTCGGCCGGGACCGGCCGGCGGGTGGCGACGGCGTGCAGGGCGGCCACGGTGTAGCCGGCGAGGATCGGCACCGCGACCGGGGTGACCAGGACGGTGAGCAGCCCGGCCAGCGCGACGACCCCGGTGAGCGCCGCCCAGCGGGTGGGCGCGTCGAGGCAGGCGCGGGCCGCGGACCGGGCCGAGGCCCGCCACCGCCCGCCCCCGTTGCCGCCCACCTCGACGACGACCAGCCCGGCGTACCCGGCCAGGCCGGCGGCGATCAGCGCCGTCACCAGCAGCGCCGGCGGGCCGCCCGGCACCCGGCCGGTGGCCAGCGCCGCCAGGTCGGCGGCGAGCAGCGCGGCGCCGACGAGCGCGAGCAGGCTGACCGGCACACCGGGCAGCACCGCGCGGCCGAACCGGCGCACGGTCGTGCGCGCCGACGGCCAACTGCCGGTACGCGTCCAGTCCTGCACGGCCGCACTGGCCGTGCCCGCCGCCGCGGCGGCGGTGAGCAGCGGCACCGCCGCGAGGGTCAGCAGGATGCCCAGCAGTGCGAGGTCGGCGGCGTCGCGGGCGACGTCGCGCCAGTCCCGCCGAGCGCCGGTCTCCACGGCTTCGGCCCGTGCTGTTGGTTCAGCCCTTGATGCCACTGGTGTTGATCCCCTCGACGAGCATCCGCTGGAACGCGACGAAGAACAGGAAGACCGGCAGCAGCGACAGCACCGACATGGCGAACATCGGTCCGACCGCGCTCTGGCTGGTGGAGTCGATGAACAGGGTCAACGCGACCGGCACGGTGTAGTCCTCCAGTTGGGACAGGAAGACCAGTTGGCGGAAGAAGTCGTTCCAGGTCCAGATGAACGAGAAGATCGCCGTGGTGACCAGCGCGGGGCGGCTCAGCGGCAGGATGATGTGCCGGAAGATGCCGAACGGGCCGGCGCCGTCGATGCGGGCCGCCTCGTCCAGTTCCCGGGGGACGCCGCGCATGAACTGCACCATGAGGAAGACGAAGAACGCCTCGGTGGCCAGGAACTGCGGGATGAGCAGCGGCAGGTAGGGCCAGTCGCCGCCGACCAGCCCGAGCGTGCGGAACAGGATGTACTGCGGCACGATCAGGACGTGCTGGGGCAGCAGCAGCGTGCCGATCATGACGGCGAACCACATGCCGCGCAGCCGGAACCGCAACCGGGCGAAGGCGTACGCGGCCAGCAGGCAGGAGAGCCCGTTGCCGACGACGGTGAGCAGGCTGACCATCGCGCTGTTGAGGAAGAACCGGCCGAAGCCGACGTCGAAGTTGGACCAGCCGGCGGTGTAGTTGCCCGGGGTGAACCGCTCGGGCAGCAGCCCGACGTTGTTGACGATCTCCTCCTGGGACTTCAGCGAGGTGCCCACCATCCAGATCAGCGGGTAGAGCACCACGGCGACGATCGCCACCAGGATCAGCAGCCGCAGCACGGGCCGTCCGCTGGGCCGTCGGCGCGCGGTCGGCGGCGCTGCGGTCGGCGCGTCGGCCGTCGGGGTCACCGTCACCATCACCGCTCCTCCCCGTCGGAGTAGTGCACCCAGAACCGTCCGGTGCTGAAGAAGACCGCGGTGATGACCGCGATGGCGAGCAGGAACACCCAGGCCATCGCCGAGGCGTAGCCCATCTCGAGGTCGGTGAAGCCGGTGATGTAGAGGTTCAGCGTGTACATCAGGGTGGAGTCGACCGGGCCGCCGGTGCCGTTGCTGAGCACGAACGCGGCGGTGAAGCCCTGGAAGCCGTTGATGGTCTCCAGCACCAGGTTGAAGAAGATGACCGGGGAGAGCATCGGCAGGGTGACGTTGCGGAACTGGCGCAGGCGGCCGGCCCCGTCGACCGACGCGGCCTCGTACAGCTCGGTGGGCACCTGCTTGAGCCCGGCCAGGAAGATCACCATCGGTGCGCCGAACTGCCAGATGGCCAGCACCATCAGCGTCTCCAGGGCCCAGTCCGGGTCGTTGACCCATGGTTTGCCGGTGATGCCGAAGAGACTCAGCAGCGAGTTGAACGCGCCGTCGCGGTTGAACATGTTGACCCAGACGATGGCCAGCGCGACGCTGCCACCGAGCAGGGACGGCAGGTAGAACAGCCCGCGGAACAGCCCGACGCCACGCCAGGCGCGGTTGAGCAGCAGCGCCACGCCGAGCGCCGCGGCCAGCTTCAGCGGTACGGCGATCAGCGCGAAGGTCACTGTCACCCGCACCGCGTGCCAGTACGACGGGTCGGCGGTGAACATCCGTTCGTAGTTGGCCAGCCCCACCCACTGGACCTCGGAGAACGGGGTGAGGATGTCGTAGTTGGTGAAGCTCAGGTAGAGCGACAGCAGCATGGGGACCGCCGTGACACCCATCAGGCCGATGAGCCACGGCGACAGGAAGACGTACCCCGCCAGACCTTCGCTGTGCCGGAAGCGTCCGGGCCCACGCCGAGAGGCGTGGGCCCGGGCTGATCCGGGGCCGCGTCGGGTCGGGTCGGGCGCCGTGGTCAACGCCACGAACAGCTCCTCTCCTCGCCTCGCGCGGCGGTCAGGCGATGGCGGACGTGCACGCCTCGACGAACTGGGTGGCGGCCTCGGCGGGGGTGGCGCGACCGTACTGCGCGTTCTCGGCGGCCTTGATCAGCTCGGACTTCACCTTGCTGTGCCCCTTGATCGGCACCTGCGGCGACTCGCCGAACTTCTGGGTCAGCTCCGCCTCGACGGCGATCGACTGCTTCATGGCCGGGTCGGTGGTGTCGTCGCTGACCACGCGGCGTAGGTCCAGGTTGGACGGGAGGCCGCGGTCGGTGCCGAGCAGCTTGACCGCCTCCACGTCGTTGTTCAGGAAGTTGATCACGTCGACCGCGACGTCCTTGTGCTTGCTGCCCTTGAAGACCGACCAGTACATCGAGGCCCGGGCCCACTGCGCGCTGGGGTCACCGGGGTAGGCGATCACACCCAGCTCGTCCTTGGTGTTCTTCTTCAGGTCCGGCATCTGGTTGGCCCAGACCCAGGAGGTCGCCGACTTGCCGGTGACCACCAGTTGCTTGGTGACGTCGCTGGAGTTGCCCTCGTGGATGACGTCGGCGGTCGGGGTGGCCTTGCGGTCCCGGGCGCCCTTCCACAGCTCGAACCACCTGGTCACGTCCTCGGCGGTGAAGCCCAACTCCTTGCCCCGGTAGAGGTCCTTGCCCTGTTGGCGCAGCCAGACCCAGAGCGCCTTGTAGTCGGCGCTCGGGTCCTGGGTGCCGGGCACCTTGGTCTTCGCGGTGACCTGCTCGGCCCAGGCGATGTGCTCCTCCCAGCTCATCCCGGTGGTCGGCTCGGGCAGGTTGTGCTTGGTCAGCAACGTCTTGTTGTAGACCAGGCCCTGGGTGTTCTCCCCGGCGGCCAGGCCGGCGAGCTTGCCGTCGACCACGCCGTACTGCCAGAGGCTCTTGGGGAACTTGGAGGTGTCCAGCTTCCCGGACTCCTGGTACGAGGTGAGGTCGAGCGTGGTGTTGCGGGCCGCGTACTCGGCCAGGTAGTTGTCGTCGATCTGGAACAGGTCCGGGGGGTTGCCGCCGGCGGTGAGCGTGGCCAGCTTGTCGAAGTAGCCCTGGTTGGCCTGCCAGGTCTTCTCGAAGGTCACGTTGGGGTGCTTCTTGGTGTAGAGGGCCAGCGCGTCCTCGGTCAGCTTGGCCCGGGCGTCACCGCCCCACCAGAAGATGGACAGCTTGACCGGCGCGTTCGGATCGGCGGCCGTGCCGTCGTCTCCGCAGGCGGCGGCGCCGAACATCAGCGGTGCGGCGACCGTCACGGCGAGCAGGCCACGCAGGAGGCGCCGCCGAGGCAGCGGGGTACGGTGGGCGCGCCCGTCGGGCGCGTCAGTGGTGGGGGGCGTTGCGGGGTGCATGTGCGCTCACTCCTCGGCATTAGGAGGCGACGGCGTCACCGGTGGCCGCGGTCGGGATGCCCGGGCCCGCAGGGCAATGCGGGTCCGGGCCATGTGGTGCGGCCGGGGGACGTGCCGGTCGGGCGTACGGGCCCGGGCCGGTCGAGTCGCGGATGACCAGGTCGGTCTGGAGCATTACCTGTGCGGTGGTACGACGGACGCCGAGCGCCGTGCCGGCACCGGACCCCCGCGCACCGCGCGGTGACTCGATGTCCTGTTGCAGCAGCATGTCGACGGCCGTCCGGCCGGCGGCCCCGGTGGGTGTGGCCACCGTCGTCAGTTTGGGGCGGGTGAGCCGGCTCAGGGTGATGTCGTCGACCCCGACGACGCTCACCTCCTGCGGCACCCGGACCCCGAGCGCGTCCAGTCCTTCGATCAGGCCGATCGCCATCAGGTCGTTGTAGGCGAGCACCGCCGACACGCCGCTGCGTCGCACCTGCTCGGCGATGGCGGAGCCGCCGACCTCGGTGGGCGCGTTGGGGCCGAGCACGGTCAGCTCCGCGCCGCCGGCCCGGGCGGCCGCGCCGGCGGCACGGCGCATCTCCCGGTTGGTCCACGAGCTGCGGGGGCCACCGAGCAGCGCGATGCTGCGGTGTCCCAGGCCGACCAGGTGCTCGATCGCCGAGCGGGCGCCCTGCCCGACGTCCATCAGGACGCAGGGCAGGCCGGTCACCTGGCGGTTCACCACGACCAGTGGCACCTCGCGGCTGAGCTGTTCGATCAGGCTGTTGCTCATCCGGGGGCTGCACAGCAGCACCCCGTCCACCTGTTTCGCCAGCGCGTGGACCAGCTCTTCCTCGGCGGTCGGGTCCTCGTTGGTGTCGGCCACGAAGACGTGGTAGTCGCGGTGCCGGGCCTGACTCTCCGCCGCCTTGATCAGCGGTGGGAAGAACGGGTTCGCGATGTCCGCGATGATCAGCCCGATGTTGTGCGTGCGCCCGGTGATCAGGGCCCGGGCGGCGCGGTTCGGCCGGTAGCCCAGGTCCTCCGCGCACGCCAGCACCCGGACCCGGGTCTCCGGGTTGACCAGGTGCGGGGCGGAGAAGGTGCGGGACACGGTGGAGATGTGCACACCGGACGCCCGGGCGACGTCCCGGATGGTGACTGGCACGGCGGCCCCTTCGTCCGATGTGGTGGCGGTCACGTGGGTGTGGCCCATTAATGCAAACGGTTGCGCCAGTGTCAACGGCCAATGGTTACGGTTTTGCGGCACCCATGCTCCACTTGGTGATCTGCTACCCCACGAAAACTGACATATGACGCCGATCCCGCCGCCGTCGTTGACGCGATCGGATCGATCGTGATTACTTCATTGCAAACCTTTGCAGCGCCACGGGAGGCGACCGCATGTCATCGAGAGCCGCCGGACGGGTCCGCTACGCCGTCGTGGGCACCGGCGCGCGGGCGGAGATGTTCGTCCGGGCGCTGGTGCTCGACCACGCCGACACCACCGAACTGGTCGCCTTCGCCGACATCAACCAGGCCCGGATGGACGCGCACAACCGCTGGTTGGGCGAGCTGGGGCACCGCCGGGTGCCCACGTACCCGGCCAGTGACTTCACCGCCATGCTCGACTCCGAGCGCGTCGACGTCGTCCTGGTCACCAGCGTGGACGTCACCCACG contains these protein-coding regions:
- a CDS encoding phage tail protein; this encodes MRRSAIERLLPAAYQRACVPGSVLWALLDVMEGLHAPDEAILAEVDALFDPYRAPDGLVVRLTRWVAMDHVVASPRPDAPLPLPVGRLRDLVANAALLARWRGTPYGIRRALELATGTSGFTIDEPAEQPFHVVVRVPAAAADQLPVITRIVEAEKPASATVEIVLEEEPS
- a CDS encoding PmoA family protein, translating into MTGAGEPVRLTAGVGESVRLAAGATEVAEYLLDPGLDVRHGPRPYLHPVRTLGGTVVTDALPADHVWHLGASLAVQDVNGSNLWGGRTYVRDVGYTWRDDHGVIVHTGEVERSPGRYAHDLQWRDRAGGVLLTERRWLTASVVAPDAWRLEVESVLVAPDDREVRLGSPATNGRPGGAGYGGFFWRAAADGEAAVFTADAAGEGAVNGTAAPWLALTGVRSGGGAYTLVFAGLGRGDRWFVRTGMYPGVCVAFAFDRPAVVPAGGSRHGQYRVWVADGTLDRDGAAALARLNGTRLGLAGRR
- a CDS encoding carbohydrate ABC transporter permease, with product MVTVTPTADAPTAAPPTARRRPSGRPVLRLLILVAIVAVVLYPLIWMVGTSLKSQEEIVNNVGLLPERFTPGNYTAGWSNFDVGFGRFFLNSAMVSLLTVVGNGLSCLLAAYAFARLRFRLRGMWFAVMIGTLLLPQHVLIVPQYILFRTLGLVGGDWPYLPLLIPQFLATEAFFVFLMVQFMRGVPRELDEAARIDGAGPFGIFRHIILPLSRPALVTTAIFSFIWTWNDFFRQLVFLSQLEDYTVPVALTLFIDSTSQSAVGPMFAMSVLSLLPVFLFFVAFQRMLVEGINTSGIKG
- a CDS encoding carbohydrate ABC transporter permease, whose amino-acid sequence is MALTTAPDPTRRGPGSARAHASRRGPGRFRHSEGLAGYVFLSPWLIGLMGVTAVPMLLSLYLSFTNYDILTPFSEVQWVGLANYERMFTADPSYWHAVRVTVTFALIAVPLKLAAALGVALLLNRAWRGVGLFRGLFYLPSLLGGSVALAIVWVNMFNRDGAFNSLLSLFGITGKPWVNDPDWALETLMVLAIWQFGAPMVIFLAGLKQVPTELYEAASVDGAGRLRQFRNVTLPMLSPVIFFNLVLETINGFQGFTAAFVLSNGTGGPVDSTLMYTLNLYITGFTDLEMGYASAMAWVFLLAIAVITAVFFSTGRFWVHYSDGEER
- a CDS encoding ABC transporter substrate-binding protein, which encodes MHPATPPTTDAPDGRAHRTPLPRRRLLRGLLAVTVAAPLMFGAAACGDDGTAADPNAPVKLSIFWWGGDARAKLTEDALALYTKKHPNVTFEKTWQANQGYFDKLATLTAGGNPPDLFQIDDNYLAEYAARNTTLDLTSYQESGKLDTSKFPKSLWQYGVVDGKLAGLAAGENTQGLVYNKTLLTKHNLPEPTTGMSWEEHIAWAEQVTAKTKVPGTQDPSADYKALWVWLRQQGKDLYRGKELGFTAEDVTRWFELWKGARDRKATPTADVIHEGNSSDVTKQLVVTGKSATSWVWANQMPDLKKNTKDELGVIAYPGDPSAQWARASMYWSVFKGSKHKDVAVDVINFLNNDVEAVKLLGTDRGLPSNLDLRRVVSDDTTDPAMKQSIAVEAELTQKFGESPQVPIKGHSKVKSELIKAAENAQYGRATPAEAATQFVEACTSAIA
- a CDS encoding LacI family DNA-binding transcriptional regulator gives rise to the protein MPVTIRDVARASGVHISTVSRTFSAPHLVNPETRVRVLACAEDLGYRPNRAARALITGRTHNIGLIIADIANPFFPPLIKAAESQARHRDYHVFVADTNEDPTAEEELVHALAKQVDGVLLCSPRMSNSLIEQLSREVPLVVVNRQVTGLPCVLMDVGQGARSAIEHLVGLGHRSIALLGGPRSSWTNREMRRAAGAAARAGGAELTVLGPNAPTEVGGSAIAEQVRRSGVSAVLAYNDLMAIGLIEGLDALGVRVPQEVSVVGVDDITLSRLTRPKLTTVATPTGAAGRTAVDMLLQQDIESPRGARGSGAGTALGVRRTTAQVMLQTDLVIRDSTGPGPYARPARPPAAPHGPDPHCPAGPGIPTAATGDAVAS